One Candidatus Paceibacterota bacterium genomic window carries:
- a CDS encoding KH domain-containing protein yields MVDTTQEHEDARFLEFVVKSLVDNPDKVRINRTVDEMGVLITLDVSREDMGKIIGRSGNTAKAVRTLLRVVGMKNNARVNLKINEPEGGIRDTGANTADAGASQAVQKEAGETPEQPQAADSQQSVDEVMDDFKNGN; encoded by the coding sequence ATGGTAGATACCACACAGGAGCACGAAGATGCGCGATTTCTTGAGTTTGTTGTTAAATCATTGGTCGATAATCCTGATAAGGTTAGGATCAATCGAACAGTAGATGAAATGGGTGTTCTGATCACTCTTGATGTCTCGCGTGAGGATATGGGTAAGATCATCGGACGGTCAGGAAATACAGCGAAAGCAGTCCGAACGCTTTTGCGAGTTGTGGGTATGAAAAATAACGCTCGAGTAAATCTTAAGATCAATGAGCCGGAAGGCGGGATTCGTGATACCGGTGCGAATACAGCAGATGCCGGAGCTTCTCAAGCGGTCCAAAAAGAAGCAGGCGAAACCCCGGAGCAGCCACAGGCAGCTGATTCTCAACAAAGTGTTGACGAAGTGATGGATGATTTTAAGAATGGGAACTAA
- the trmD gene encoding tRNA (guanosine(37)-N1)-methyltransferase TrmD, with amino-acid sequence MHFHIITLFPESFESYLRSSIIGRAVHDGNIKVSFYNPRDYTKDKHVRVDQKPYGGGPGMVIQAEPVLRAVKDAVGRKKNVKIVFMEADGDEFSNEYARTWSKKYKHIVLVAGRYEGIDARARRALNADAVTIGPYVLTGGELPAMVIMDATARQIEGVLGDEKSREEERIASHEVYTRPEKLKWKGKVYEVPEVLRSGDHKKIDQWREERS; translated from the coding sequence ATGCATTTCCACATAATTACATTGTTTCCCGAATCGTTTGAATCATATCTTCGCTCGTCCATCATTGGACGGGCTGTTCATGACGGAAATATCAAGGTGTCATTTTATAACCCGCGTGACTATACAAAAGACAAACACGTTCGAGTAGATCAAAAGCCGTACGGTGGTGGTCCGGGAATGGTGATCCAAGCCGAACCGGTTCTTCGTGCGGTAAAAGACGCGGTTGGCAGAAAGAAAAATGTAAAGATAGTTTTTATGGAAGCTGATGGAGATGAATTCAGTAATGAATATGCTCGGACTTGGAGTAAAAAATATAAACATATTGTCCTTGTTGCCGGTCGGTACGAAGGAATTGATGCCCGGGCGCGCAGGGCGCTTAACGCAGATGCGGTGACAATAGGTCCGTATGTTCTGACCGGCGGAGAGTTGCCGGCGATGGTGATAATGGATGCGACAGCGAGACAGATCGAAGGCGTACTCGGTGATGAAAAGAGTCGGGAGGAAGAGAGGATCGCTTCGCATGAGGTGTACACCCGACCTGAAAAATTAAAGTGGAAAGGGAAGGTGTATGAGGTGCCGGAGGTGTTGCGTTCGGGAGATCATAAAAAGATTGATCAGTGGAGAGAGGAACGGTCCTAG
- the rpsP gene encoding 30S ribosomal protein S16, with protein sequence MATLTICLTLSGLFVSIARMLSIRLQRIGRKGIPAHRVVVQDSHQSPKSGRVVEILGSYDPRKDAPVIDSERASYWLSNGAQASGTVYNLFVDLGLVKGGKKNVLPKKTPLVKDEPEGEKKEEASSESEPAGEPEAQAPKVEEKEEVKEEPAEEEKKEEPATEEVKEEAPAEAEASKEEEAPAPTSQDESESRPESVGTEEKSDTEQAEEKKA encoded by the coding sequence ATGGCGACACTTACAATATGTTTGACGCTTTCCGGGCTTTTTGTTAGTATTGCCCGCATGTTATCGATTCGCTTACAACGCATTGGACGCAAAGGCATCCCGGCTCACCGGGTTGTTGTTCAGGATTCTCATCAGAGCCCGAAGAGCGGTCGTGTGGTTGAGATACTTGGTTCGTATGATCCACGTAAGGACGCTCCCGTTATTGATTCTGAGCGAGCTTCATACTGGCTTTCAAATGGAGCACAGGCCTCCGGCACCGTCTATAACTTGTTCGTCGACCTTGGTCTTGTGAAGGGCGGAAAGAAGAACGTGCTTCCTAAGAAAACTCCACTGGTGAAGGATGAGCCTGAAGGAGAAAAGAAAGAGGAGGCTTCATCTGAATCTGAGCCTGCTGGTGAACCTGAAGCACAAGCACCCAAGGTAGAGGAAAAAGAAGAAGTAAAAGAGGAGCCAGCTGAAGAGGAAAAGAAAGAGGAGCCAGCTACTGAAGAGGTGAAGGAAGAAGCTCCAGCAGAAGCAGAAGCTTCCAAGGAAGAGGAGGCTCCGGCTCCGACGTCGCAAGACGAGTCGGAGTCCCGACCTGAAAGCGTCGGGACAGAGGAAAAGTCAGATACTGAACAGGCAGAAGAAAAGAAAGCGTAA
- a CDS encoding MBL fold metallo-hydrolase yields the protein MAKNTVKVVLLGTGYPFPDPERSGPSIAIIVNSSLYVIDAGPGVVRRLQEYINSTKNDAIAQRDLCTLFFTHLHSDHTLGLPDAIYTPWVMGRSVPFNIFGPPGTKAMVRNIQKAYEEDVHVRTTGLEKGDTTGYKTTVTEFSNGVIYKDEQIAVKAFRVKHGSWKHAYGFTITVGSKKIVISGDTKPHKNVVREGKDADLMIHEVASDTEYGKDKNWEKYMRNFHTSSSELAEIASQTNPKKLVLVHQIHRHVSATGLVKEIKKNYKGVVKYGKDLDVFTV from the coding sequence ATGGCAAAAAATACTGTTAAAGTAGTACTTCTTGGAACCGGCTATCCGTTCCCTGATCCTGAACGAAGCGGCCCGTCTATCGCAATTATTGTTAATTCATCTCTGTACGTCATTGATGCCGGGCCGGGAGTTGTTCGTCGATTGCAGGAGTATATCAATTCGACTAAAAACGACGCTATAGCTCAGCGAGATCTTTGTACTCTATTTTTTACTCATTTACATAGTGACCATACACTTGGACTACCGGACGCGATCTATACACCATGGGTAATGGGAAGAAGTGTACCGTTTAACATCTTCGGTCCTCCGGGGACAAAGGCAATGGTTCGTAATATTCAAAAAGCGTATGAGGAGGATGTTCATGTGCGAACAACCGGTCTGGAGAAAGGGGATACGACCGGATATAAAACAACAGTCACTGAGTTTTCAAATGGTGTGATTTACAAGGATGAACAGATAGCAGTAAAGGCGTTTCGGGTAAAGCACGGGAGCTGGAAGCATGCATACGGTTTTACGATCACTGTTGGTTCAAAGAAGATCGTTATCTCCGGGGACACGAAGCCTCACAAGAATGTTGTCCGGGAAGGAAAAGACGCGGACTTAATGATCCACGAAGTTGCGTCTGATACGGAGTACGGTAAAGATAAAAACTGGGAAAAATACATGAGAAATTTTCACACTTCTTCCTCTGAACTTGCTGAGATCGCTTCACAGACCAATCCTAAAAAGCTTGTTTTAGTCCATCAGATCCATCGGCATGTTTCTGCTACAGGATTAGTAAAAGAAATAAAGAAGAACTACAAAGGGGTGGTAAAATATGGCAAGGATCTTGATGTCTTTACTGTATAG
- a CDS encoding PEP-utilizing enzyme — translation MEKAEKYMFLEHVPGGHPMDVVFVNLGHMMLTQRPEFGVQDQGSMVLIFHEGSYKLFIEKDKWFDAGQKVLDYTLASDERIEDWEGRMNEWLEYIEALNSAHKKLNFEQLTNRSLCIALDSIIGFEKTNGMQVADIITINYGTNLIHKTLEKTLKDIGFSPHAIAPILFRTTRKLGVIEYDNAISEVARKAGKESISELNEDVLGKNPEIKEKIHEIQDSYGWLDASLTNPPKSVETIIRDINDLLSFGSDLERILKEREEDKQEKKDERQRVFEGVMEKADPDQQRVITFATKSAEVGSVLVDETMRFLYLRRGVFEEFGKRLAVSETEAKYLWPEELKDNLMKRSKVSKDVIRDRMELTVCVLENEEPTFYTGSEAKEIEHELNKIIVADDTPMQGEIAYSKGKVIGIARLVQDVGQMDKVNEGDILVSSRTYPDLLPAMKRSKAIIAELGGLLSHAAIVSRELQIPCLVGVQNATSKIKDGDEIEVDTEAGTITVVSSQ, via the coding sequence ATGGAAAAAGCTGAAAAATATATGTTCCTAGAGCATGTGCCCGGCGGACACCCTATGGATGTGGTGTTCGTAAACCTTGGTCATATGATGCTCACGCAACGACCTGAGTTCGGAGTTCAGGATCAGGGGTCAATGGTTCTCATCTTTCATGAGGGCTCTTATAAATTATTCATTGAAAAGGACAAGTGGTTTGATGCCGGGCAGAAGGTATTAGATTATACGCTCGCTAGTGACGAGCGTATAGAAGATTGGGAGGGAAGAATGAACGAGTGGCTTGAGTATATAGAGGCACTTAATTCGGCTCATAAAAAGCTCAACTTTGAGCAATTAACTAATCGTTCACTTTGTATAGCTCTTGATTCTATTATCGGGTTTGAAAAAACGAACGGCATGCAGGTGGCTGACATAATAACGATCAATTATGGAACGAATCTCATCCACAAAACACTCGAGAAAACGTTAAAGGATATTGGCTTTTCACCTCACGCAATCGCGCCGATCCTTTTTCGAACAACCCGAAAGCTCGGAGTAATAGAGTACGACAACGCGATCAGTGAGGTAGCGCGGAAAGCCGGCAAGGAGAGCATCTCTGAGTTGAATGAAGATGTGTTGGGTAAAAATCCGGAGATAAAAGAAAAAATTCATGAAATTCAAGATTCCTACGGCTGGCTTGACGCAAGCTTAACTAATCCTCCTAAATCCGTAGAGACGATCATCAGAGATATAAACGATCTGCTATCTTTTGGTTCGGACTTAGAGCGTATTCTCAAGGAGCGAGAAGAGGACAAGCAAGAGAAAAAAGATGAACGACAACGGGTGTTCGAAGGAGTTATGGAAAAAGCTGATCCTGACCAACAGAGAGTGATCACGTTTGCTACAAAGAGCGCTGAGGTCGGGAGCGTACTTGTCGATGAGACGATGAGGTTTCTGTATCTGCGTCGTGGGGTATTTGAAGAGTTTGGGAAACGACTGGCTGTATCCGAGACTGAGGCAAAGTACCTATGGCCTGAGGAACTTAAGGATAATCTGATGAAAAGAAGCAAAGTTTCTAAAGATGTAATTAGAGATAGGATGGAGCTCACGGTGTGTGTTCTCGAGAACGAAGAACCGACTTTCTACACAGGCTCTGAGGCGAAGGAGATAGAACATGAGCTAAATAAGATTATTGTTGCTGATGATACGCCTATGCAGGGAGAGATCGCGTATAGCAAAGGAAAAGTTATCGGTATCGCGCGTTTGGTTCAGGATGTGGGTCAGATGGATAAGGTAAACGAGGGAGACATCCTTGTATCTTCACGAACATACCCCGATTTACTCCCTGCCATGAAGCGCTCTAAGGCGATCATTGCCGAGCTGGGCGGGCTGTTGTCTCACGCGGCAATTGTCTCGAGAGAACTGCAGATACCTTGTTTGGTTGGTGTGCAAAATGCCACATCTAAAATAAAAGACGGCGATGAGATCGAAGTAGATACTGAGGCCGGAACCATAACCGTTGTCAGTTCACAATAA
- the rnr gene encoding ribonuclease R gives MKKHHNNQRNRGRSTKRSQEKPLPLPEQTTYEGRISVNFRGVGYLRTELLDEDIEIPQESMNTALHGDTVRVDLLPKRSDRNRIQGEVTKVMERGRTEFVGTLIKNNGTVTCKADDARVYRDIYLDKDEVRDIEPGTKIFVRLNDWHDPKQNPEGKLLKVLGKQGEHDVEMNSIVLEHGFRVEFPKAVQEEAEDIQQKAHENIQNEAKTRRDFRGVTTFTIDPWDAKDFDDALSYKKLENDNVEIGIHIADVSHYVTPDSELDKEAKKRGFSVYLVDRTIPMLPEELSNDVCSLNEGNDKLTFSAVFELDASGNVQDSWFGRTIINSDKRFTYEEAQKMIDAGEGQFFEELHTMNEIAKKTSERRSKEGAVDFETDEVEIELDENMDPVKIYKKERIDTQKLIEEYMLLANREVARYVAKKQEKTQGSFLYRVHDQPDPEKIDSLTIFTDALGYDLERLGNGSITSQALNDLMAKIEGEPSESIIKVAAIKSMAKAVYSTKNIGHFGLAFEYYTHFTSPIRRYADLAVHRILGKYVAGKKISPEEFAELKGVAERTAQQELDSMHAERDSVKYKQVEYMADHIGETFEGVISGISQNGIFIAEESTGAEGMVRLRDVGDDYFELDESNFAIVGRKTGQRFQLGDEVAIKVMSANLDQKQLDYKLVAGNKAPTDTKK, from the coding sequence ATGAAAAAGCACCACAATAATCAAAGAAATAGAGGTCGAAGTACTAAGAGATCCCAGGAGAAACCGCTTCCTCTTCCAGAGCAAACCACCTACGAAGGGCGCATCTCGGTTAACTTCCGTGGTGTCGGTTATTTACGAACAGAGCTTCTTGACGAAGATATCGAGATTCCTCAGGAGAGCATGAACACCGCACTTCACGGTGACACTGTTCGAGTTGATCTTCTTCCAAAACGAAGCGATCGGAATCGTATCCAGGGCGAGGTAACCAAGGTCATGGAACGCGGCCGCACTGAATTCGTCGGCACACTTATCAAAAACAATGGCACGGTCACCTGCAAAGCTGATGATGCGCGCGTCTATCGAGACATTTACCTAGACAAGGACGAGGTGCGCGACATAGAACCCGGCACAAAAATATTTGTCCGCCTCAATGACTGGCACGACCCCAAGCAGAACCCTGAAGGAAAACTTCTCAAGGTACTTGGCAAACAAGGAGAGCATGATGTTGAGATGAACTCAATCGTTCTCGAACATGGCTTTCGTGTAGAATTTCCTAAAGCCGTTCAAGAAGAAGCAGAAGACATCCAACAAAAGGCGCACGAAAATATTCAAAACGAGGCAAAAACACGACGTGATTTTCGGGGAGTTACCACGTTCACGATCGACCCCTGGGACGCAAAGGACTTTGACGACGCCCTCTCGTACAAGAAACTCGAGAATGACAACGTCGAGATCGGTATCCATATCGCCGATGTCTCCCACTACGTCACTCCGGATAGCGAGCTTGATAAAGAAGCCAAAAAGCGCGGATTCTCCGTATACCTGGTAGATCGCACTATCCCGATGCTACCTGAAGAACTTTCGAACGATGTCTGCAGCCTCAACGAAGGCAATGATAAGCTCACCTTCTCCGCCGTGTTCGAACTGGACGCAAGCGGTAATGTCCAGGATAGTTGGTTCGGGCGAACGATCATCAACTCCGACAAACGCTTTACGTACGAGGAGGCCCAAAAAATGATCGATGCCGGTGAAGGGCAATTCTTTGAAGAGCTCCACACCATGAATGAAATTGCCAAGAAAACGAGCGAGCGACGATCAAAGGAAGGCGCGGTGGACTTTGAGACCGACGAAGTAGAGATCGAGCTTGACGAGAACATGGACCCGGTCAAGATCTACAAGAAGGAGCGTATCGATACTCAGAAACTTATCGAGGAATACATGCTCCTCGCCAACCGCGAAGTTGCTCGCTACGTAGCCAAGAAACAGGAAAAAACCCAAGGCAGCTTCCTCTACCGAGTCCACGACCAACCGGACCCGGAAAAGATCGACTCGCTCACTATATTCACCGACGCCCTCGGCTATGATCTTGAGCGGCTCGGCAACGGCAGTATCACCAGCCAGGCTCTTAATGACCTTATGGCAAAGATCGAGGGCGAGCCATCTGAAAGCATTATCAAGGTTGCTGCTATTAAGTCGATGGCAAAAGCAGTCTACTCAACCAAGAACATCGGTCACTTCGGTCTAGCCTTTGAGTACTACACTCATTTCACCTCACCGATCCGCCGCTACGCGGACCTTGCGGTGCACCGTATCCTCGGCAAATACGTAGCCGGCAAAAAGATCAGTCCGGAAGAATTTGCAGAGCTCAAAGGCGTTGCTGAACGCACCGCCCAGCAAGAACTGGATTCCATGCACGCTGAACGCGACTCGGTCAAATACAAGCAAGTTGAGTACATGGCCGATCATATCGGTGAGACCTTCGAGGGCGTGATCTCCGGCATCTCCCAAAATGGTATCTTCATTGCCGAGGAATCAACCGGGGCGGAAGGTATGGTTCGCCTGCGAGACGTCGGCGATGACTACTTTGAGCTCGACGAATCGAACTTTGCTATCGTAGGCAGAAAGACCGGCCAGCGATTTCAACTTGGTGATGAAGTAGCTATTAAGGTGATGAGCGCCAACCTTGACCAAAAACAACTTGATTATAAGTTGGTTGCCGGCAATAAAGCACCTACAGATACTAAAAAGTAA